A region of the Hydra vulgaris chromosome 12, alternate assembly HydraT2T_AEP genome:
atatttttacatttgaCAAGCTAAATGCTTTACATGAGCACCAAAGTTTTACAAATTCATTATCATCTGTCTTGAtagttttaaatgataaatgaaAGAGTTGATGAGCTATTTCATCTTGAACCTAGTTAAGTTTACACCTATTATATAGTTAGTGctaaaattaatactaaatttgccttggctattctgttCATAAGTTATACATACAACATGACTAACTTACTTAACAAAGTGCACCATCtggaaggtaagccatagggcTTTGCAAACCATTTGTTGATTGTAATGTTGCCTAAGACCTAGAAAACATTACAACCCTACTTTTTCTTGAtaagcaataaaatatattattattaatattgcataggcttataatatttaaattgaattttttaatcatcAGAAATGAGTGCtcctataaaaatatatggaacaaattgaaatagtaaaaatgttaaagcAATTCAAACATCCCTCCTTGTTAATGATATTAGagaaattacatatttaataggaattaaataaacctttatttaatagaaattaaaCAGCAAAAATTGAATATGTTGTTGAAAAATACGAAAGtgtaaaaacatatacatacCATAAGACTTCTACTTGAAGAGTTTTCATGTGATTTTTCAAGGTTGTTTCTAGTGGTTTTTATCAAGTGAGGTAcatcacaaataaaaaacatcttcCGGTCtaagaaatagtttaaataatacttaaaagatAACTATTTTGAACAATTTAATGTTGAGCCACTTTTCACTGGTTCTTATTGAAAACTGACATCTGTAGATTATAAATGCTAATAAATTTAGTGTAACTATATTCATTACTTTGTTATTTTCATTcatctttttacaatttttataactataattatttatacataccAGGACAACACTCATTCCAAGTCCAGTAAATGACACCATCTTTTCTTCAGATTTCCAAGAATGGAGACGCATAAACTTTCTATTTGGAGATGCACCATCAGCTACAATAGCCATCACaattttctttagtattttctTCAGATTTCCAAGAATGGAGACGCATAAACTTTCTATTTGGAGATGCACCATCAGCTACCATAGCCATTTAGACCAACAGACTCTAATTGCCTTACACCATCCCATATAGTAAAGTACAATTGGCTACTAGAAAGACCTCCAGCAGAAGCAAAATGACCAAACACATATATTAGAGAAGATGTGATGCCCCTCACCATTAAAACAGTTACATATGATGCCAATGGTATGTCTGTTGGATCTTCTACATTGCTCTTTCCTTTATTttctgtatatttattttcaaaattcaagaGCAGCTCATTAATTGATCCACTTTCTGTCTTTAAGTCCAGCCTGGATTTTTTGTTGCTGCCACAACAATGCTTGAGGTGAGTCCTCAGTAAATGGATTTTCTTCCCcatatttttcatttgtttccTTAATAATTGTGTGTTCCTCCTCTTCAAGAACAACCCCTTCTTCTATTAtagatttttcaagttttttttgcacACGTTGTTGTTTTGCaagattttcttttctttctttctctaaaagtttaatttttgttaataattctGATTTAGAAAAGTATCGGTCATTTTTCTTACTGTTAGATGAGATAGATGATTGGTTTTCATTACTCTTTCTTCTGGATTCCATTACACGCAAGTTAGTACGGTACATGGTACAAGAATTGCAACAGGCTTCGGAACATATTAATGAACAATCTTTATGTCTAATAACTTTAAAGTTATCAACTGTATTGCCTTCTTCCATCTCAATTATTCCAACATCCTCATTTGATGTGctttggaaatttttaaaatcagaaaatttatttcttattaaatagtGGAAGTCATTGTTAcctttacatatatttacacatGAAATGGTTGAGAATATAATATCAGCAGATTGAAGATTTAGGTGAACTGGTAGtgatttaataacattattggATAATGGCACTTCACGATTTAAAACAATTAGTCTCCACATGCTATTTGACTCTAATGACAATGTTTTGCTAACAATTTGGCGACAACTATTGATTTCaactattacaaaataatttttgttgttttcattGTAACAGTCAAAACCATGTTTCGATGCAATTGTTTTTAACTGTTGATTTGTATTTATCGCaggtacttttttatttcttccaaCTTTTGTGAGTGTGTTACATACATAACAGGTTTCTGTGTGTTCAGTAAAAGTGAAGAACTTATCACTCCTTTCAATTACAaagctattttttgtttttaaatctaacCTATATAAGACCATATAACATGATTTGCATAAATATTCAGGGTGTACCTTTTGATGATCTGAAGTTATATCCAGCTTGTAAAAACTAAGAATTGTATGTTTATAGATAATAACAGGTTTTAATTGATAGTGActatccttttttatttttaagccaCACTTTctacataaatttttcaaagattcCTCATGAAGACTCATTATTTATCCAGTAATGAGATAAAAGATATGTACATATACTTCTTTTGATATAATAcctataaaaagttaaaaaaaaaagttgtgcaTCATTTGTAGAATACATAAAATTTGACACTAAAGATACAATCTACAAGATAGCAATATCCTTATAACAATTgcataataaaattgataagattatcttattattcttaataatatagATTAATAGTAAGATCTTatcataacaacaacaacactgttgttaataataataagattatcttattataataacaatagcattattgttaataataataagattataatcttattaattttatgactatatttgttattatcaagttttatttatttactatcattattattaaataaagtagttTACACTgactgtttaaaaatgttttattaaaaaaactaattaaagatGCATACTTTATATTTCTTTCTAGCTTCtgaaactaattattttttatacgaATTGTAAGATGCTCTTAGTTAAAAtacctttaaattttaaacttaataaatattaaaatgcgatttatgaaacaaaaataagaaacttcATAAAAAGGTCGTCcgcggaaaaaaaaaaacatatttatttaaaaaaaaagtgaggcAAATAAGTTCGACATTTcctacaaaaatttgaaatattccCTTATTTAAACCCTAAAGTGGGGAGTATATTCAGAGAGTGGGGTGAAAAGAACACTGAAAATATCTTATTCGTCCTTTAAATTATATCATAGTAATTTCAATTTAGCGTAAAAAATTCGTTTCACTTTATACTATCTATTCTTGTAAACTATATATTGCCTTTGTGCAAAAGCTTAGTTTTAGACGTCAAAGTTTAACCTTAGGTATCTTTTTATTAAGCAAAGTACATGACTCAactctactttttttaaacttatgaattatttttgaataacttaTGTGTCTTTTATAACCTTAAGCTTCAGTATAGACATAATTATAATGGGTTTACCGAGTGAAGTATAGCGAAACAAATTTGACGGGTAGACATCGGAATGTCTGTAtcttatatttagaaaattgacGGTAACACGCATAGATTTTAGCTATTTGGCGGTACCTCTGATCTTTAACAAAGCGTTGAACGTCCATCTTATTTTACGTCCTTGGTCTGACTGATAATTTTTTCTGACTGAGACGAGTTGATttgttacattttcaaaattatttattgaattacgcattgttttattattgtttgagTTTAAGGATACAGCTAGTTCaggaatattatatttttttaaatttaaatatttaatgattaaTTGACGGCGAACATCTGCTAAGTCATTATTTAAACGGTCTTTAATCTCTTTACTTTTactatcaataattttaatactacATTCTTGTTACCGGAAGGCATTAATGGTTTCAGCTTTTGGTGACCTAATTGAGTTTAGGTTTAATGGgctattaaaatcaaaatcgtttaaaaagtttaagttttgaGTTGATTTTAAATCAGTCACGGTTGATTTGACTTCTAGCTTATCGATTAAAACGGCAATAATTTTCCTGAGCTCCGAAAACTCctcttttagaaataaattttcatcttttaaaattgaaagaTTAATTTCActgctttttaagttttttaattcgtaattcaaaattataatttcagATTCTaaggttttaacttttttgtgatTAATTATACAAAGATCAGgttctaattttgttttaggaACTATAAGTAATTTATACGACTCCTTACCATTTTTTAATGAGCAacttaaaaggttttttgatACAAGTAAATTAAGAAACTCACTTACATGTAATTTTTCAAGCcgattttcaaaatgtttcaataCTTCTTCGTAAATACTTTCCGTATctgctcttttttttcttttatggaTGTTGTTTATGGTATTCATAAAGATTTTTGAGTGTTCCATTTTCAAGTTTACTTGTGGTTCGGCGAAATCTAGTAAAAagctttcaaaataatttaggtAACTAATAGTCTCTGTTTGATTTGCATTATTGTTGTTCTTAGTTTTACTTTCTTGTAATAATAGATCCTCCGTAAATTTAGCTGCcatctttttttcaataacgaTAATTGACGCTGctatattaatgattttgaaaaattaatacatttaaatatttttgcgtataaataaagttcttattatgttatttatttgtgtatGCGCGTACAATTAATAACTTATCTTAATAGTACAAGTTGGATCACGTGGATGCATAGTTAAACTGCAAATACTATAATTTTTAGGACGGATTATATAAAAAGATCTAACTTTGACAGCTTAATTACTCATATTAGAAGTAACATTATTAATTttcaatactaattttttagtgtaatttattATAGTTAGGGGAAAATACTGTTTCAAACATCTCTATAATAGCCCGGTGCGAAAAACAACCCGGTATAAACAGCCCGGTAGAAATAAGCCAGCGACTAagctagctttatagcaatttttaagtgatttttttacttattttttttcttcctaatgtctttatcatctttaaaagtttgatttttagtgttgagtctattataattatgagagtagatgaacttaaaattatgcgattttgtagcaatgtgttgctagctacatatcgtagctttgttgCTAGCTACacaatatctacaaatctatagctgttTGATagctaaatattaaatttttttacattttataacaatatgaCGCTAACTACAATAGCCAGTAAGTCTTTAGCTTATTGAGCTAGCCGTCCTCGTAGCCAAATTGTTGTCTTCATCTtaacaaatatcgatagcttttcgctaacttaaaaaagctagcgatcctcgtggccaaatcgctgtcctTGTTGTTAcaattatagctagctattcgctagccgatttcccaccgggagAACTTCCAGTATAATAAATTGCAACAGTTTACTTTCATCTTGTAGTTTATCCTCtaagcataaaaaattaaagtgtgtTTAGCTTGGCCATGGTATTAAGTTAATGTAACAACTCCATAATACGAGCTAAATACTGACATTCCATCATGAATGATTCTGATCAAACAttgaatataaactttttataaagcaatttttatttatattcccGTTTTAATAATTTAGGTTAATCGTaaggttatattttaaaagacacTAATAGCGAAAATgttctgtttttaaattgtctcTTGTtgagtaattttataaaacttttgattgTTGTTTGATGAGCAACATGTAGTCTAAAACCATAGAAATTGAAAACATGGCGTCTAAAACTATAAAAGTAATGTATATCCAATCAAATACATATGTCCGCGCGTAAGTAATGTATATCCAATCATGCATAtgtaatgtaataaagtaatGTATATCCAATCATACGTATGTCCGCGCGGACATTCAAATCAGAGAGCAACTGCCCTCTGAGAGAGCCTATATGCTCAAATGAGCATATAGGCTTTATTACTGAACGTTTTTGAGTCTTTTAATAACTTATGCTGCAACTcctgataaaatatatatcctacctgcataaaaattagttaacacGTTAGCTAACTCTTACAGGAAGTTCATTGGTAACTATTGCAATGGTGTCAAtggttatgattttttatttgcgATATTACTTTATGCAATATTACGGTCTTTTCAAAAGTAGAAGGTTTATtacacctttttttaaaaaaaaatgattgttttgcTGAGTAGCTGGCAatttcaaaagctttaaaaatttctcgAGTACAAGTAAATTAAACGCGAAGCTGTGCTTGCCTTACCAAGAAACCGAATATAAAGTTAATGAATTCGCCCTAAGAGCGGTGAAGTTTGCGTTATAAGGCGTTATAAGTTTGCGTAATAAAGGTCAAAACATATTTTCACAATAACTGATGCagtaactaaattaaaacttctttttcacATCTGAATATATATTAGACAAAATAGCGGATTTTTTGggcgttaaatattttattcacattgataaaacaaattataaaggtttcgaaaataagatttttttatgtataccattaaaataaaaatttttacaaataataaaacatatatatatatatatatgtgtatatatatatatatatatatatatatatatatatatatatatatatatatatatatatatatatatatatatatatatatatatatatatatatatatatatatatatatatgtatatactgagaaattgaaaaaactgttaatactaaaattaaatatggcttatatatacaaattaaaagcaaaaactttatatatataggtgcattaaaaaaaatttgtgttatgAATCCAtaaggtaaataaaaattacttaactaaTAAATACTATTGGTCTATTAGTAACTTAAAATTACTAATAGTTGAAATAACTTTTAGCTTTTggcaaaaaaactgttaaatacaATATTAGAAATAGAACCCATGCTCCATGAAAAAAAACTCCCGCACACAAGGACATAAAACCATATCTTTTTGCATTATCAGAAGCAAATTTAGCCCTACTGAGATTTCCTTCAGCAATAGCAGTATTGACCTAAAGTAAAATCTAAATGCTGCATTGTTGACCTTAAACATTGACATTAACATATAATTGAcatgttaattataaaatataaaaaattatcacaaaataattttataaacctcTATTGATTTAACAACAGCACAAAGACCTAATGGCCAACAGCAAAACAAACAGGTTAACCATGCAAGTATACTATAATTATTTGGAGGTGGTCCTGAATAAAGTGGAAAAGCCCCTGTTTGTGGATTTGTAATAACTGTTGCTTGATTTggctaaaataataatgattgtataaacaatatatatatatatatatatatatatatatatatatatatatatatatatatatatatatatatatatatatatatatatatatatatatatatatatatatatatatatatatatatatatatatatatatatataatattcgaataataataaaacaaatacaattaaatttgaaatcatAACTCGAGTTTCACGCTTTATGCGATCTTCAGACATTACAAACAACcataacagcaaaaaaattatatataaaaatacaatatagcGTTAGCTTAGACGACGTTAAAGTTGaagataacaaatttgttttcttggcattgatattttaacattgcgttgatattttaacattgcagacagaaattatatttttactaagacTTATACCTTGCAAAGGACATTGTGAAGATTGCTGGCAGTTAAACGTTTAACAATTATGTTGGaaatattagataatatttttttattgtatgaattaataatattggtGACTTTAGGAAGACAGCTTTAACTGACTTATAGATTATTCCTtctaaaaattttgtgaaacaggtgtttttggaaaatgttatccaattagatttaaaaaattttgacataataattataaaatagaaaaaattgtaagttttagattaatttttagatgtttttctttaatCTCTCGGATTGTGGTCCATTAATCCCATAAAAACAGCTAAAGCTATCATTTCTATATAATCCATTAGTTTGCAATCCATAGCCTTGACTTATAGTATAAGGAATAAAGATGCAAGTTAACTCACATGCTTCAGCCACATCAATACTTCCAATAGTGAGGTCAAAATTAGGATCTCCATATATTTGGCCCATATAGTATTAAGTTCAGTAAACAGTAGCCAatcccataattttttttcgacAACCAATTTTCATCCTGAGTGGCAAACAAGTGGGTAGAGGCcatatttatatgaaattttttttatatttattattttttttgataaaagtattTGCGTCGAATGTTTGAAGTTAcgcttttaatgatttttgactaaatttaGAGCAATTTCCAAGCATTGGTGCGAATTGATTCTGATGTCAAATccagttaattttttcaacgaTGTTTTTATAATGTGTTCCTGTACCaaagttaatttgttttcttaatgATGTTTTCTTAATGTGTTCCTGTACCAAGTTTATTTGTTCAACGATGTTTTCTTAATGTGTTGTTGTACCAAAAAAAATACTgtgctttttaatttaagaaatatgttGTACCTATCTTTCACTGATTACGATAGATAAATTATCACTTTGGCTGTTGTAAAGTGATTTTTTGCTAACCTTTGAGCTTTTTTCAGTCATATGACAAACTATATGATTTTAACCTAATTTTGGTAGCAAAGATtgcttttttctaaaatactattACTGGAGCTTTGGATCAAACAAATTCAAATCCAAAATGCTTTTCCTAAAAAGATTGAGTAAAGGATTTTCGATCATTTGTGTAAGCAAAACTGCATTAAAACGTATcaatatgatttaaaatatatacacacattttttCTGTGGTTATTTTATgtgctccaagaagacctaataaTCACATCACAGAGCACCGTAGAAGAGCATTCAACTTGGAAGTTTACGCTTACTTCATATAAAAGAAAAGCCTAGAGTAGGCATCCAACCACAGATCAGTGAAGGATCTAGCATTACACATTTTTTCTGTGGTTATTTCTGAGGTTTTGCAAAATgttgcaatgattggaggctgggaacaaaaaagggttcataaattatgaccatataatattaaacccccccccccccaaattAAAGAGGTTAAAAGTTTTATacggtcataatttttgaatgcttAGAGATtgtaaaataatacttaaaatttatcgatctatataaatttagttgagaatagcaaaaaattatttcatcaacttgctGCTGCTCTCATGTTTGGGGCAGGGAGGAGAATATTCTAGGGCTTTTTATTCCCAGCCTCCGAttattgcaactttttaaaaagtatagttatttgacataagtataaacatacaaatgtttggattTTGCTGCatgttagctatctcaaacaccaaaaaatgctggatatGTTACTGCCACAGATCTCTTGTTTCTGAAGCAAATTTGTTTCAGAATTAAGCGTTTAAATGCTTCAAATgtacaataattatttatatacatataaaatttcAGCTTAAGacaaatatcttaaaaaaatatttaatgtttttttaaggttCAGAGGTTGCAGTAAGGTATCCGATCAAAACTCAAATTATTAGAACCATTCAATAATGAGAAAGTAAGAAAGCAGTCACCGTAGCTAGCTCCTTGAATCcactcttcttcttttttaatagtTCTTTACAAGAACTCTTTATGTAAAGTAGCTTTTGAAGTTTCTACTAGCTCATCACACGCTCTACattatcttgaaaatttttactgtaaacacagcaaaattaaattttttcttacaaattatttttcttacaacAAGAAAtacgtttcttgttttaagaaataaatatccttccctgcaatttatttattaaaacaagaaatatatttcttgttttaagaaatagaTTTCTTAAACTATGATAAATAGATTTACCATTTTGCTTTGAGTTCTGATAAGTTGTTAGCAACTTTGAaagcttttaaaagttttttaaaatctttcaaagtaGAATTCATTGTACCCAAAAAGTCTGAGGAAGTCTCATCCGtagacattttttcaaactatgacctagaatatcaaaaattaaccaGTAGTCTGGTGAAATAAACAACGCAAGACCTAGTGGCTGatctttatcaataaaaactgcTTTTAGAAGGATTTCAAGTTTGATTCTCTCtgatttttacatctttttggacttcaatttgtttttgaaagacagaactttttaccatttttatattttgatctcggtcaaaaaatgctaatgCCAGTACCAAACACCTCTATGGTTTACCATTATTTGAATTTCACCTCTGCAGCAGGCTCGTTATACATCTGCCAATAGTCTTGCTGATCTTAaaggtttaaattaaaaatgatgcaatgtagataaaataagatttaaatgaCACTGctaaaaacttattacatttaattttgacaagATAAAATCAAAGTGCTATTTCTAtccaattccattattattatatttctactgattgaaaaaaaagtccATTATTCCAAAATAAATTGGTTAAGAGttctttttctttgaattttacATCTCATTTGAAGCCATTTCGCAAgccattgtttttaaacaatttgttactttatgacgtaaattattcttaaaaaatagactaaaatatcataacctatgaaattaagttttgctttaaaaattgcagattAGAATTAGGTCGCAGGTCAAAAACAGCGATACCCTGGAAAAGGAAATGTAGTCAGCCATTCTATTGACCcctttgaatattttattactcAGAATAAAAACCTGCCTGATTTTAGAGAAATGCAACTtgaatttcataaaattcaagACGTGTAACAGcgccatattttttaattttcaccaAGTGGTCTGATTTTTTGCcgcatttgtatatattttttaaaaatatatacaaatgtattaGCTTTACCTTTACttactttgaaaaatttaaaacaaaacaaatttgaaaacaatttgaaacaaattttaacaatttaaacatgaatttgaaacaaaatttaaaacaaatttgaaaacaaaattgaaacaaatttctaattatACTTTAACTAATCTCACAAGTTTAACCTGTAATATTTtggtaatttataaatataattattttgtgggttaatataaattataaattcattCTACAAATTAAACTAACTGCTTGAAAAaaggcaaataaaaaatttgttaaaaagctAAAACCAAAAATGTCTCATGGTGCCCCACTCtccccttatatatatatatatatatatagtttggtCGCAAATTAGGCAAAATcgtataaaaatttcaaaaatgataataatatagaaaatcttgtcacaaaaaaattattgtcaaacaaaattggtaaaaatggtttttcttcatttagttcataaactttattttttatgctgttAAATCtaccatatttatttttatagaatatagttatcatttttgaaattttaatataatttcatcTCATTTAAGATCCAACATAATCGGTCTAACACTTCTagagaatattttttgataataataaagataattaataattgataaaCTAATAATTAGGAACTCGATatatgtttaagggtcttgggAGACacataataatatttactattcaaaaaaaatttttaaaacagttttttttttatcatatagaacATATTAAAGGGGTGCcaggatatattttttaagttgtgtttttggacaccctaatatatatatatatatatatatatatatatatatatatatatatatatatatatatatatatatatatatatatatatatatatatatatatatatatatatatatatgtacatgtatatgtataagtatatatatatatatatatatatacatatattaaatatcaCCGATCAAAAACgtaacattttattcaaatttaaataaaatgttagcttgaatgaacttaatttaaatataaaaacaaaacaattaaaataaaagccaaacatagaacattttatttaaattctaaataaaataatttaaaaaaaaaatgaaaacacaaACGCTTTTATTAGTtctaaacaaagttttaaaaaaaccaatggAAAAGCAtcaattctttaataaaataaataaa
Encoded here:
- the LOC136087839 gene encoding uncharacterized protein LOC136087839; translated protein: MSLHEESLKNLCRKCGLKIKKDSHYQLKPVIIYKHTILSFYKLDITSDHQKVHPEYLCKSCYMVLYRLDLKTKNSFVIERSDKFFTFTEHTETCYVCNTLTKVGRNKKVPAINTNQQLKTIASKHGFDCYNENNKNYFVIVEINSCRQIVSKTLSLESNSMWRLIVLNREVPLSNNVIKSLPVHLNLQSADIIFSTISCVNICKGNNDFHYLIRNKFSDFKNFQSTSNEDVGIIEMEEGNTVDNFKVIRHKDCSLICSEACCNSCTMYRTNLRVMESRRKSNENQSSISSNSKKNDRYFSKSELLTKIKLLEKERKENLAKQQRVQKKLEKSIIEEGVVLEEEEHTIIKETNEKYGEENPFTEDSPQALLWQQQKIQAGLKDRKWIN
- the LOC136087841 gene encoding uncharacterized protein LOC136087841, with translation MEKTPPPPGYYQVTEKDPSYNPQSIAYTSQNPNFYQPQPVTEKDPLYNPQNVGYNSQNPNFYQPQPVPYPSNLQNVGYQTPYYYPNQATVITNPQTGAFPLYSGPPPNNYSILAWLTCLFCCWPLGLCAVVKSIEVNTAIAEGNLSRAKFASDNAKRYGFMSLCAGVFFHGAWVLFLILYLTVFLPKAKSYFNY